The proteins below are encoded in one region of Serratia symbiotica:
- a CDS encoding NEL-type E3 ubiquitin ligase domain-containing protein — translation MDWVQMADYTGPQFLFSMSEDRADAPPRPLSEAVRDWLSAQTAESAWAAMEKEDNAAAFSAFLSRLGETQNTRENPAFKVRVTDWLTRLVETPALRETTFAVAQEATTSCEDRVTLAWNDMQKVALVYDVENGTWDDRLPELMTAGCEMFRLEQLEQAARDKVKTLRLVDEVEVYLAYQTGLRDALRLTSAGERMRYGDVSGVTQEDLDRALVQVREREKRAFPTWLAQWTPWKTALYRASPGFVENMQEQQTGALNDTYRQRVDAELKAAGVEGIADAEVAVGKKVWDEMTGENETALTRAFLQNRYCALMADKRPEQALKAVTELTSVAASAPAVAAMAVRPGNVNEAHPGSLLATRVAAGGMAPLAEAWVSLLHRLYENKYLDKEEVISALLPHKKEHSVASLAHAIAGAAWNSEAATKLCALLSDVAGSDENSRQDIMARLSLKLPGDRFSQLNPDQAADFYERAKKADKLSRNEAAKAHLKEGRLIPESRELYGMAFGT, via the coding sequence ATGGATTGGGTTCAGATGGCAGATTATACCGGGCCACAGTTCCTTTTCTCCATGTCAGAAGACAGGGCTGATGCCCCGCCTCGTCCCCTGAGTGAAGCGGTGAGAGACTGGCTGTCAGCACAGACGGCAGAAAGTGCCTGGGCAGCCATGGAAAAGGAGGACAACGCGGCGGCCTTCAGCGCGTTCCTCAGCCGCCTGGGCGAAACCCAAAACACGCGAGAAAACCCGGCATTTAAGGTGCGGGTGACTGACTGGCTGACCCGGCTGGTGGAAACCCCCGCGCTGCGGGAGACAACATTTGCCGTGGCCCAGGAGGCCACCACAAGCTGCGAAGACAGGGTGACACTCGCCTGGAACGATATGCAGAAAGTGGCGCTGGTGTATGACGTTGAAAACGGTACCTGGGATGACAGACTGCCGGAATTAATGACTGCCGGATGCGAGATGTTCCGCCTTGAACAGCTTGAGCAGGCAGCCCGTGACAAGGTTAAAACGCTCCGGCTCGTTGATGAAGTTGAGGTTTACCTGGCATACCAGACCGGCCTGCGCGATGCACTGAGGCTGACCTCTGCGGGAGAAAGAATGCGCTATGGTGACGTCTCCGGCGTGACGCAGGAAGACCTGGATCGGGCACTGGTACAGGTCAGAGAGCGGGAAAAACGGGCGTTTCCCACCTGGCTGGCACAGTGGACCCCCTGGAAAACGGCGCTGTACCGGGCCAGCCCCGGATTTGTCGAGAACATGCAGGAGCAGCAGACAGGGGCTTTAAACGACACTTATCGTCAGCGCGTGGATGCAGAACTGAAGGCCGCTGGGGTGGAGGGCATTGCTGATGCCGAAGTGGCTGTTGGCAAAAAAGTCTGGGATGAAATGACGGGTGAGAACGAGACTGCCCTTACCCGCGCGTTCCTGCAAAACCGGTACTGTGCTCTGATGGCTGATAAGCGCCCGGAGCAGGCCCTGAAAGCCGTGACTGAACTGACTTCGGTTGCCGCCTCTGCCCCTGCGGTGGCGGCTATGGCAGTCCGACCCGGCAATGTCAACGAGGCCCACCCCGGCAGCCTGCTGGCAACCAGGGTAGCAGCAGGCGGAATGGCTCCCCTTGCAGAGGCATGGGTTTCTTTATTACACCGGTTGTACGAAAACAAATACCTTGACAAAGAGGAGGTAATATCAGCGCTGCTGCCGCATAAAAAGGAGCACAGCGTTGCATCCCTCGCTCATGCCATTGCCGGCGCAGCATGGAATTCTGAGGCCGCAACGAAGCTTTGCGCCCTGCTGTCTGACGTTGCCGGCAGCGATGAAAATTCACGTCAGGACATCATGGCGCGTCTGTCGCTGAAATTGCCCGGCGACAGGTTCAGTCAGCTTAACCCTGACCAGGCTGCAGATTTCTACGAACGCGCAAAAAAGGCAGATAAACTCAGCCGAAATGAAGCGGCAAAGGCACACCTGAAAGAAGGTCGCCTCATTCCGGAAAGCCGGGAACTGTACGGGATGGCTTTCGGAACATAG
- a CDS encoding IS3 family transposase (programmed frameshift), which yields MKKRNFSAEFKRESAQLVVDQNYTVADAASAMDVGLSTMTRWVKQLRDERQGKIPKASPITPEQIEIRELRKKIQRIEMENEIFKKGYRALDVRLPEQFSIIGKLRAHYPVVTLCHVFGVHRSSYKYWKNRPEKPDGRRAVLRSQVLELHSVSHGSAGARSIATMATMKGFRMGRWLAGRLMKELGLVSCQQPTHRYKCGGLEHIAIPNHLERQFAVTEPNQVWCGDVTYIWTGRRWAYLAVVLDLFARKPVGWAMSFSPDSRLTIKALEMAWEARGKPAGVMFHSDQGSHYTSRQFRQSLWRYRIRQSMSRRGNCWDNSPMERFFRSLKNEWVPVTGYINFSDAAHAITDYIVGYYSALRPHEYNGGLPPNESENRYWKNSNAVASFS from the exons ATGAAAAAAAGAAATTTCAGTGCAGAGTTCAAACGCGAATCCGCTCAACTGGTCGTTGACCAGAACTACACCGTGGCAGATGCAGCCAGTGCTATGGATGTCGGCCTTTCCACAATGACGCGATGGGTGAAGCAGTTGCGTGATGAGCGGCAGGGAAAAATACCTAAAGCCTCTCCCATTACTCCTGAACAAATTGAAATACGTGAGCTGAGGAAAAAAATACAACGTATTGAAATGGAAAACGAAATAT TTAAAAAAGGCTACCGCGCTCTTGATGTCAGACTCCCTGAACAGTTCTCGATAATCGGGAAACTCAGAGCGCATTATCCGGTGGTCACACTCTGCCACGTGTTCGGGGTTCATCGCAGCAGCTACAAATACTGGAAAAACCGTCCTGAAAAACCAGATGGCAGACGAGCTGTATTACGCAGCCAGGTACTGGAACTGCATAGCGTCAGCCATGGCTCTGCTGGCGCAAGGAGTATCGCAACTATGGCAACCATGAAGGGCTTCAGGATGGGACGATGGCTCGCCGGCAGGCTCATGAAAGAGCTGGGGCTGGTCAGTTGTCAACAGCCCACTCATCGGTATAAATGCGGTGGCCTTGAACACATCGCTATCCCGAATCACCTTGAGCGGCAGTTCGCAGTGACAGAGCCTAATCAGGTGTGGTGTGGCGATGTGACCTATATCTGGACAGGCAGGCGCTGGGCCTACCTCGCCGTTGTTCTCGACCTGTTCGCGAGAAAACCGGTGGGCTGGGCAATGTCGTTCTCACCGGACAGCAGGCTGACCATCAAAGCGCTGGAGATGGCGTGGGAGGCCCGGGGAAAACCAGCCGGAGTGATGTTCCACAGCGATCAGGGCAGCCATTACACAAGCAGACAGTTCCGGCAGTCACTGTGGAGGTATCGGATCAGACAGAGTATGAGTCGGCGTGGAAACTGCTGGGATAATAGCCCAATGGAGCGCTTCTTCAGGAGTCTGAAGAACGAATGGGTACCGGTGACGGGTTACATAAACTTCAGCGATGCAGCCCACGCAATAACGGACTATATCGTTGGGTATTACAGCGCGCTCAGGCCGCATGAATATAACGGTGGGTTACCACCAAACGAATCGGAAAACCGATACTGGAAAAACTCTAACGCGGTGGCCAGTTTTAGTTGA
- a CDS encoding TraR/DksA C4-type zinc finger protein, with protein sequence MTDDLNDEMAQASTAMFTQRSIDAIRAQVHTALPSKEICGCCGVNIPLDRQLAVPGVELCAGCQDVKERRDWHHPASKKGMRYV encoded by the coding sequence ATGACTGATGACCTGAACGATGAAATGGCGCAGGCCAGTACGGCGATGTTTACGCAGCGCAGTATCGATGCCATCCGGGCACAGGTGCATACTGCGTTGCCATCAAAGGAAATCTGCGGATGCTGCGGCGTTAATATTCCCTTAGACCGTCAACTCGCAGTTCCAGGCGTGGAGCTTTGCGCGGGCTGTCAGGATGTCAAGGAGCGTCGGGATTGGCATCACCCAGCTAGCAAAAAGGGGATGCGTTATGTCTGA
- a CDS encoding DUF2786 domain-containing protein, whose product MSDNQRLIMRVRHLMALGTRNDNPHEAARAVALAQRLMQRHNLTQDMFSLTEVSESVCDSLTSNAERVPAWLNSLATVVCMATGCRSWFGWYVYTSMGGNKIHRRSLHFYGFSERPEIARYIFTVLQRQLRVATDRHMKSYRSRRILLRTLRCRADQFREGWVSGVWQVLQSFAPSSGETSVLQRWLVQRHRGNALTGLTIREVGSCRGDKMARMVGWLAGRDADVHQGLYGAQAPHQITEGGTAYD is encoded by the coding sequence ATGTCTGATAATCAGAGGCTTATCATGCGCGTCCGGCACTTGATGGCGCTGGGTACCCGCAACGATAACCCGCATGAAGCGGCACGCGCCGTTGCGCTGGCTCAGCGCCTCATGCAGCGTCACAACCTTACTCAGGACATGTTCTCCCTCACAGAGGTCAGCGAGTCGGTCTGCGATAGCCTGACCAGTAACGCGGAGAGGGTGCCGGCCTGGCTCAACTCCCTTGCAACTGTTGTCTGTATGGCCACGGGTTGCCGTAGCTGGTTCGGTTGGTACGTCTATACCAGCATGGGTGGTAATAAAATCCATCGCCGTTCGTTGCACTTTTACGGCTTCAGTGAGCGGCCAGAAATCGCGCGTTACATCTTCACCGTGTTGCAGCGTCAGTTGCGGGTCGCAACTGACCGCCATATGAAAAGTTATCGCTCTCGCCGTATCCTTCTGCGCACGCTCCGCTGTCGGGCAGACCAGTTCCGTGAAGGCTGGGTATCGGGCGTCTGGCAGGTACTGCAGTCTTTTGCTCCCTCATCGGGGGAAACGTCGGTGCTGCAGCGCTGGTTGGTGCAGCGTCATAGGGGCAACGCCTTGACCGGCCTCACCATCCGTGAAGTCGGCAGTTGCCGCGGTGATAAAATGGCCCGTATGGTGGGCTGGCTCGCCGGGCGTGATGCCGATGTGCATCAAGGCCTTTACGGGGCACAGGCTCCACATCAGATCACGGAGGGAGGTACCGCGTATGACTGA
- a CDS encoding DUF2857 domain-containing protein — translation MSHHNLSQATTAILSSLLMDVKSGNIRRCESLGMSVEEIRALSQLSLDELHYISQSHVSVLDVTLNHENFWLMLNQARNEQKRMLMIDRALELGGSMELMETYFGMSPSEVSARRRMMGIETRQGRTQSLSEPQDTLLWSEWKVAGMSSPDSHQALEVMMLAAEQYSLSLTAVWTRVCLWCREAKTVRKTDVSVRKAT, via the coding sequence ATGAGCCACCACAATCTGTCACAGGCTACCACGGCCATTCTTTCATCACTGCTGATGGACGTAAAGAGCGGAAATATTCGCCGATGCGAGTCGCTGGGCATGTCGGTCGAGGAAATCCGCGCGCTAAGCCAATTGAGCCTGGATGAACTGCATTATATCAGCCAATCACACGTTTCCGTCCTGGACGTCACCCTCAATCACGAGAATTTCTGGCTGATGTTGAACCAAGCGCGTAATGAGCAGAAACGCATGCTGATGATTGATCGTGCGTTGGAACTGGGTGGTTCGATGGAACTGATGGAGACTTACTTTGGCATGTCGCCATCAGAAGTTAGCGCCCGTCGGCGAATGATGGGCATTGAAACGCGCCAGGGCCGCACTCAGTCACTCAGCGAACCGCAGGATACGTTGCTGTGGTCGGAATGGAAGGTGGCGGGTATGTCTTCGCCAGACTCGCACCAGGCTCTGGAGGTCATGATGCTGGCGGCTGAGCAATACAGCCTGTCCCTAACCGCCGTCTGGACCCGCGTCTGCCTGTGGTGTCGTGAAGCAAAGACTGTCCGTAAAACAGATGTCAGTGTGCGTAAGGCGACATGA
- a CDS encoding STY4528 family pathogenicity island replication protein: MTMPPDSIVALTLSRMQQNLERRADSCDVSQERSGLLFMGNVHDAYPRRLFLDTRLSPLDKTAWVMIRLYAQQNEGAVFPTYDELQIQLASAHSEKASRDTVSRVLLMLRLTGWLSLCKRVRDDRGRIRGNIYAQHDEPLGYRDAETFDPGWLTLVEESCLSKNKSVRMTALAVINDMLQDPGMRHRHSRLVLIENRLSVPATPAEMVRRSRAQSMSPENGLGKKRLKNLLNPLSPKNGLSTPQHEETLSSKSGLCKKSMSYAGVRKSDCNVRNFTQSVNKKTYVLGRGLSLLPEDFMTGLNSEDRQMLADQMASLPETTAKILAGMLCEQLRQGRLSNPVGWMFSMLRRARNGKLKLSEDAGHADSGCIASTPAESPPPVPAVSLPVLPANRASQEQVRTMIAAIRKQSCK; the protein is encoded by the coding sequence ATGACCATGCCGCCCGATAGCATTGTGGCACTCACACTGTCCCGGATGCAGCAAAACCTGGAGCGGAGGGCGGATAGCTGCGATGTCAGCCAGGAGCGCAGCGGGCTGCTATTTATGGGGAACGTGCACGATGCGTATCCGCGCAGGCTGTTTCTCGACACGCGCCTTTCACCGCTCGATAAAACCGCGTGGGTAATGATCCGGCTTTATGCACAGCAGAATGAGGGGGCTGTCTTCCCGACCTACGATGAACTACAGATACAGCTCGCATCGGCGCATTCTGAGAAAGCCTCCAGGGATACCGTCAGCCGTGTTCTTCTGATGCTGCGTCTGACAGGCTGGCTCAGTTTGTGTAAGCGCGTGCGTGATGACCGCGGCCGCATACGTGGCAATATCTATGCACAGCATGATGAACCGTTGGGTTACCGGGATGCAGAGACGTTCGACCCGGGCTGGCTGACGCTGGTTGAAGAAAGCTGTTTGAGTAAGAATAAGTCTGTCCGTATGACGGCGTTAGCCGTGATAAATGACATGCTTCAGGATCCGGGTATGCGTCACCGCCACAGTCGGCTGGTACTCATTGAGAATCGGCTGAGTGTACCTGCTACACCTGCTGAAATGGTCCGTCGTAGCAGGGCGCAGTCAATGAGTCCAGAAAACGGACTTGGTAAAAAACGCTTAAAAAACCTCTTGAATCCACTAAGTCCGAAAAACGGACTTAGTACCCCACAGCACGAAGAAACACTGAGTTCGAAATCAGGACTCTGCAAGAAATCAATGAGTTACGCCGGAGTCCGAAAATCGGACTGTAACGTACGTAATTTCACACAAAGTGTGAATAAAAAAACGTACGTACTGGGCCGAGGACTTTCGTTGCTGCCTGAAGATTTCATGACCGGACTGAACAGTGAGGATCGGCAGATGCTGGCTGACCAGATGGCCTCACTGCCCGAAACGACTGCGAAGATACTGGCTGGGATGCTGTGTGAACAACTGAGACAGGGCAGGCTGTCCAATCCTGTTGGCTGGATGTTTTCGATGCTGCGACGAGCTCGCAATGGCAAATTAAAATTGTCAGAAGACGCTGGGCATGCAGACTCTGGCTGCATCGCATCTACCCCTGCAGAAAGCCCGCCCCCAGTGCCTGCAGTATCGCTTCCTGTTCTGCCTGCGAACAGAGCTTCTCAGGAGCAGGTCAGGACGATGATTGCTGCTATCCGGAAACAATCGTGTAAGTGA
- a CDS encoding PFL_4669 family integrating conjugative element protein: MADKKTRAGALQSELHIELHTNYAIGLWEGRKAEKRDDGKKGKQPIMGMPQFLHRATLINRDSLQNDPWADMAMLALEEKIEYASQQMQKLIETLDKQMSFVPAGVTISDAQAVETVDLTVFSSTPLGYRCVFLLMGFDQFAKKVLQAAHYGVISRTQRYDLLGDGSRLLREIYGCVLRYRKIGATRLDAVENNEVWNKACEEAGEPDRTVLLGEKRSTFSPPVNEASINLLRLRYQAT; encoded by the coding sequence ATGGCAGACAAGAAAACCAGGGCGGGTGCACTCCAGTCCGAACTTCATATCGAACTCCACACTAATTATGCCATTGGATTGTGGGAGGGTCGTAAGGCAGAGAAACGTGATGACGGTAAGAAAGGAAAGCAGCCTATTATGGGCATGCCGCAGTTTCTTCACCGTGCCACGCTGATTAACAGAGATTCTTTGCAGAATGATCCGTGGGCCGATATGGCGATGCTGGCCCTGGAAGAAAAAATTGAGTACGCCAGCCAGCAGATGCAAAAGCTGATTGAAACACTGGATAAACAGATGAGCTTTGTTCCGGCAGGCGTCACCATCAGCGATGCTCAAGCTGTGGAAACAGTCGACCTCACTGTTTTTAGCAGCACCCCACTGGGATATCGCTGTGTTTTTCTGCTGATGGGCTTTGATCAGTTTGCTAAAAAGGTTCTCCAGGCCGCGCATTATGGCGTTATTTCACGCACTCAGCGCTATGATCTGCTGGGCGACGGCAGCCGACTTCTACGTGAAATTTACGGATGCGTGCTTCGTTATCGCAAAATCGGCGCAACCCGCCTTGATGCGGTTGAGAATAATGAGGTGTGGAATAAAGCCTGCGAAGAAGCTGGCGAACCTGATCGTACCGTTCTGCTCGGAGAAAAACGTTCCACGTTCTCTCCGCCCGTTAATGAAGCGAGCATAAATCTTCTGCGCTTGCGCTATCAGGCGACCTGA